One region of Pan paniscus chromosome 5, NHGRI_mPanPan1-v2.0_pri, whole genome shotgun sequence genomic DNA includes:
- the CLPSL2 gene encoding colipase-like protein 2 isoform X1, whose protein sequence is MAAALALVAGVLSGAVLPLWSALPQYKKKITDRCFHHSECYSGCCLMDLDSGGAFCAPRARITMICLPQTKGATNIICPCRMGLTCISKDLMCSRRCHMI, encoded by the exons ATGGCCGCAGCCCTGGCGCTCGTGGCGGGGGTCCTGTCGGGGGCGGTGCTGCCCCTCTGGAGCGCGCTTCCGCAATATAAAAAG AAAATCACAGACAGGTGCTTCCACCACTCTGAGTGCTACAGTGGCTGCTGCCTCATGGACTTGGACTCCGGTGGAGCCTTCTGTGCCCCCAGGGCCAGAATAACCATGATCTGCTTGCCCCAG ACCAAGGGAGCTACCAACATCATCTGCCCTTGCCGGATGGGCTTGACGTGCATATCCAAGGACTTGATGTGTTCCCGCCGGTGCCATATGATTTAG
- the CLPSL2 gene encoding colipase-like protein 2 isoform X2 gives MAAALALVAGVLSGAVLPLWSALPQYKKKITDRCFHHSECYSGCCLMDLDSGGAFCAPRARITMICLPQWLELFKGRDCIIFIYEAPTPSLVSAHNQGSYQHHLPLPDGLDVHIQGLDVFPPVPYDLEEDAGWSLLPWGRRPWVAPTCSKSSS, from the exons ATGGCCGCAGCCCTGGCGCTCGTGGCGGGGGTCCTGTCGGGGGCGGTGCTGCCCCTCTGGAGCGCGCTTCCGCAATATAAAAAG AAAATCACAGACAGGTGCTTCCACCACTCTGAGTGCTACAGTGGCTGCTGCCTCATGGACTTGGACTCCGGTGGAGCCTTCTGTGCCCCCAGGGCCAGAATAACCATGATCTGCTTGCCCCAG tgGTTGGAACTCTTCAAGGGCAGGGATTGCATCATATTCATCTACGAAGCACCTACCCCCAGCTTAGTatctgcacata ACCAAGGGAGCTACCAACATCATCTGCCCTTGCCGGATGGGCTTGACGTGCATATCCAAGGACTTGATGTGTTCCCGCCGGTGCCATATGATTTAGAGGAAGATGCAGGCTGGTCACTGCTCCCTTGGGGCCGTAGGCCCTGGGTGGCACCAACTTGCTCCAAATCCAGCTCCTGA